TACCCTTTATCCCCAGGTTTAGCCGGAACGTCGCCCCGGCCATCGGCCCGGTGCCCGGCTTCTGGTGGCCGCCGGCGGATGTCAAGAACATGTCAGTGAGGTCATCGCCGCCGAAGATCACGCTCGTCATCTGCTTCGCCGGGAACTTGATGCGCATCGCCTCGCGGCCGTCCGGCGTGTAGCGGTACAGCGCCCAGTCGTCCCATCGCGCCGACCAGATGAAGCCCTCCTCGTCGATCGTCATGCCGTCCATGTACCCCGTCTCCGGCGTGTTCGTGATGAACGGGCGCTGGTTGCTGATCGCGCCTGTATCCACGTCGTAGTCGAACGCCCAGATCGTGTAGGCATAGGAGTCCGTGTAGCACATCGTCTTCAGGTCCGCTGTGAACGCCAGCCCATTCGAGCACTTCACCGTCCTGGCGACCTTGTGTATCGAGCCGTCCGTATCCAGCCGGTAGAGGTTGCCATGGCCCAGGATGCGCTGCGTGGGCGAGCTTCCCACCGTCCCGGCGAACACGCGCCCGGCGGGGTCAGCGATGACATCGTTAAAGCCGGCGTTCTCCTCCCCCGGCAGGCTCTCGTACAGGTACGTCAGCTTCCCATCCTTCCACCGCGCAATCGCCCCCTTGTCCATAAACAGCAGCAGCGAC
This region of SAR202 cluster bacterium genomic DNA includes:
- a CDS encoding SMP-30/gluconolactonase/LRE family protein, encoding MGLIITPEVIADHACVCGENPLWHPDEKRLYWTDAPGFGMYRWEPAVGSRQSAVGQRGKGRGAAAPSPVAGATSSPVKGEERIGTGVRLPGVSERVLEGKYVGGFTFQEDGSLLLFMDKGAIARWKDGKLTYLYESLPGEENAGFNDVIADPAGRVFAGTVGSSPTQRILGHGNLYRLDTDGSIHKVARTVKCSNGLAFTADLKTMCYTDSYAYTIWAFDYDVDTGAISNQRPFITNTPETGYMDGMTIDEEGFIWSARWDDWALYRYTPDGREAMRIKFPAKQMTSVIFGGDDLTDMFLTSAGGHQKPGTGPMAGATFRLNLGIKGREEYRSRIRIVN